In the Flavobacterium sp. J372 genome, one interval contains:
- a CDS encoding alpha/beta hydrolase — translation MICKLFFITILLLLSCICTGQSALDTSYTIHSTYTKEIRKFPFITIAKREKDKSITVNKNVVYKRIGNRALHFDAFFSNGGPTYPAVILIHGGGWKSGSKEQMNLLAQEIAARGYSCFCVQYRLSGEAVYPAAIQDVQAAIRFIKTNAAMFGADPGKVAVLGCSSGGQMAALIGTANAGHKSGDYNYPNHNVIDAIINMDGILAFHHPESKEGKVASQWLGGTYEEKPEVWEEASALTYAGDKTPPILFINTDMPRFHAGRDDMIAVLNKYNIYSDVKTIKSSPHSFWFFDPWFDQIVEWSVQFLDKVLKGK, via the coding sequence ATGATTTGCAAACTCTTTTTTATAACGATACTTCTTTTACTTTCCTGCATTTGCACTGGGCAAAGTGCTTTAGATACTTCTTACACGATACATAGTACTTATACAAAAGAAATCCGCAAATTTCCTTTCATCACGATAGCTAAGCGGGAAAAAGATAAGTCGATTACAGTCAATAAAAATGTAGTTTATAAACGAATAGGCAACCGCGCACTTCACTTTGATGCATTTTTTAGTAATGGAGGGCCGACTTACCCTGCAGTGATATTAATACACGGAGGTGGATGGAAATCAGGCAGCAAAGAACAAATGAATTTGCTTGCGCAGGAGATAGCGGCAAGGGGATATTCATGCTTTTGTGTGCAATACCGGCTTTCCGGTGAAGCTGTTTATCCGGCAGCCATCCAGGATGTACAGGCAGCAATAAGGTTTATCAAAACCAACGCAGCAATGTTTGGTGCCGACCCTGGCAAAGTAGCAGTTTTAGGCTGTTCATCCGGCGGGCAAATGGCAGCGCTTATCGGTACAGCTAATGCCGGGCACAAATCTGGCGACTATAATTATCCCAATCATAATGTTATAGATGCAATCATAAATATGGATGGCATACTCGCCTTTCACCATCCGGAATCGAAAGAGGGCAAAGTTGCGTCACAGTGGCTTGGCGGAACATATGAGGAAAAGCCTGAGGTGTGGGAGGAAGCATCTGCGCTTACCTATGCCGGTGATAAAACACCGCCGATATTGTTCATAAACACCGACATGCCGCGCTTTCATGCCGGGCGTGATGATATGATTGCTGTACTTAATAAATATAATATTTACAGCGATGTAAAAACCATAAAAAGTTCGCCACATTCGTTTTGGTTCTTTGACCCGTGGTTTGACCAGATAGTGGAGTGGTCGGTACAATTTTTAGATAAAGTATTAAAAGGTAAATAA